CCATTGCCAAGAAACTGAAAAGATCGCGCTTGTACCCCCCAGAACGGAAGGAAGGCAACCTAGATGGAAATGCAGGGGGAGGAAGACGGGGGgggaggcaaaaaaatatctaTGAAGTCTATTCAGTTCATATGGAAAAAGGCGCAGGAGTTGGAAAGAGACCATTTGCTAGGTATCCATCATGGGCGCAAAGACAGAAGGCCACAGCGGTTCGCTTGTGAATGTGCCTGAAACTATGCACACtcatatataagtatatatgtatatatttacattcaTTTATGCGCATGTGCATGCCGCCCCTGCATACCTGCGAAGTATGCGGATGAATAACGCCCACCTCTTTTCCCCGTCGTTTCCCAAATGAGCAGTTTCCTTTCTGTGCACCCTGTACATCGTGGAGGAGCTCAACGACTACGTAAAGAGCAATAGCACCGATATAGGTACGTAGGAATTGGGATGAATCCGCCAGAGGTGCCCCCACCGGATGGACGAAAAGCGAATGGGGCAATcacgaaggagaaaaagaaaaatattttcatgaTGAATACccatttttcaatttatttcctttttttcatgttcctGTACTTTCACTCACCCTTACTCATTTCCACCTTTAAGAGGCAAAAGATGTCTTCCTGCAATGTCTAGAAAAGGCTGAACAAATGCGCTTATCTTTAGGCGCAGTGGACTACACGAAGTTAGGCGATTTTTGCAGAAGTAACAATCccgcaaaaatgaaaaaaaaaaaaaaaaaaagtacctaCGTTCTGTGCGAAACTGAATAAGTCAAATGGATAAAtaattccattttgttccccctgcgtttttctttttcttttgtgccACCCTCATAGAGCTATTCCTAGCGGCTGATCGGCACGACAGACAGGcagaaataacaaaaaaaacgttgCAGATGTTTTTCACGTCTCAAATATTTTACGAAATTTTAAATCACTTCCAAAAATTAGACGacgatgagaagaaaaaatatttgtatgcCAAGTACAAAACGGTTTATTTGAAGAAATGCTTTGACAATGGAATAAAACCGGAGCCCGGTTCTCCGCGGAATGAGGGGGGCGAGACACCTTCGCCAGGTTACCCCATGGGCACAGGCTTAGCTGtgcgcatgtacatatatacatatatgtaatgcatgtgtatgtgtatacagcGCCGCTTACAACCACAAGGACGAATGCGCACACACTTTTTGTAGAGGCATCCGGTGATGGAGGAGCCCCAAACAAGGAAACCACTCTAGAGGATTACACGGAAAACTTGGACAGTTCAAGGGGCATGCAGAAGTTTGAGTTGggttaaagaaaaagtgcaACAATTTTCGCATGGCAAACGGGCACCTTTAAAAAGTTTGCTCCATTCGACAGAGTACGCACATATCTCAGCACGGATTTTAAATATTATTCccatttgttttcctttcgaCCTTTCACAGAGGCCTACAAAGCACAACAGAACGGAGTTGATTTTGCCGCGAGCTTGAAGCATGCACAGTATGCTGTTAATGGTGCGTAAGGggaaaagcggaaaaaaaaaaaaaaaaaaaaaaaaaaaaaacacatagaCCTAAGGAAGCTCCCAACGTGCAGAAATTCACGTTTCCACAAGTAGCTTCCACTATACATATCTCCCTCGACGTATCTTTTAACCTGTAGCCCTTCTGTTTGAAGACCTCGACACGGCCAAGAGGGAATTGCGCCAAGCCCTTTCACACCTGGAACAGTGATACGACTGTGCAGTTGTGCAAAAGTGGGCACAAGAATGTACTGTCAGGTTGggatcccctttttttttttttttttagtgaagaAAAGATGCCTTCTTCTACAGAACAGTTTAGCATAAGATGAAGGTAGTTATTGTAGAAACAAGGAAATGATGGATGTGTCTGGAAGGGTAAACACTTAGAGGTACTGACTGAAGAGGTGTACAAACTCTTGCGAAGAGGCCTCTCAGTAAGCACCCCTCAGTGTTTACGGAGCGATTCCTGTTTCAATTCTCTCTACTTTGTTTTGTATTCATGTGCATGCTTCATTTTACTTTAGTCATTTGTatcgaaatgaacaaattaatgTTAACTTCCCCCTATAATGCAAGTCCCGTTCGAATGGATTCCACCGAACGCAGTTATGGGTTGAAGTgggcaaaaagaagaaaaaaaaaaaaaaaagatgaggaACAAAAATCTCCTCATTTTGTTGTGTTCACCCTTTCATCAGTTATACTATACTACATGGTACTACATAGGCACATCCCCTTCCTAGGGTGCGCGCCAATAtggcctttttcttttttttttctctctccctttTGGTGAGAATTGGCTGAAGAGGAGGTTCCCAACCTTGATTGAGTTCGTCTGGCGCGTTTATTCCAAAAGATAGGGAACACTTTTCATTTATAAGATTGGAGGTTGCAATGTTTAATGGAAAATAGCTTGCATAGTACGCTCCGAGTCGTGGCTATATATACCTACCTTTTACGAagtggataaaaaaaaaaaaaaaaaaaagcaacaacTTGGGGTTATCACAATAGCGGCGCAATTTACAGCACCATGAGCGAGGTACCTCCCGAATATGGGGTGAAAGAACATTATCCCATTTTTTAGTAATTTCGGTGATTACCATCATAGAGGGAGTGTCACATATAGTTGTTGATAttcgtagttttttttttttttttttttttttttttttatccattttttttaatgctttCTTGAGAAGAACTGATAAGCTTATCGGCATTCCATCATTTTACGTTAACGCCAACGGGAAGGCTCCTGACAGTgttgcgttttttcttttattaaaacCTTCTTATTTGGGTTAGTGTCGAGGGAGACCGCTTCACCCAGGGGGGCAACACGGATTTTGTCACAGCACACTTGTACCTACTGCATACGCGTGTACGTAAGCGGTAGTGAAAAGGCATCTATACTTTAAGGCCAGTCACTAAGGAATTCCCTTTTATTaacttctcccccccccgtaGGCATACACAATTGTATCATCGATTGCCTAACTTGCCCAGTTGTGCTTGTTATGTGCGTGGGCCACACAGGAGCATATGCAAAAGTATTGCTTCTCTCTTCTGAGGAAATTCTACCGAGTGCAAAAGTACGTATCGGCAAAGGAGGGTCGTTCCACACCCGCTGGAATAGCTAGAATTCGAACTAAAAATCGACAAAGTTTAACTTTCTGTAAAAGCATAATGGAAGGGGGAACAAAAGAGATGAACGATAAGGAGGGGAACCACGTGGTGAACGCAGCTGACGAAGTGAGtgataagaaaaaggagaaaaaagcaaaaaaattagcagagaaagagaagaagctAGCCAAGAAGGCAGAAAGGGAGAacctaaaaaatgaagcaaccAAAATTTTGGAGCACGTCTGTGAGGATATAGAAAAGGACAACTATGGATTTGTTAAAGTtagcaaaataaaggaaaataaagacGACATAAAGTTGCTGAATTTGGAAGAAATATACTACACATTGATGAAGGTAGCAGGAAATGCGACTGTAGataatggaaaaagggaagacacATCTACCCCCTCTGTAGTAGCGGAGTCCGGTAAGGAGCATCTACTCCAAGGTGATATCTGGGTTAGAGGGAGAATCCATGATATCAGGAGCAAAGGCTCGTTAGCCTTCATAATTTTGAGACAAAAGCTGTACTCCATGCAGTGTATACtagacataaaaaataacgacaACGACAAGAACATGATGAAGTGGGTAAGCAACCTTCCACTGGAGTCCATCGTAGATATATATGGAAAATTAACAAAGCCAGAAGTACCAATCGATAGCACCAATATAAAGTATGaagtacacataaaaaaaatattttgcataagcaAGACGACAAAGGAGTTGCCGTTTTTGTTGAAGGACGCAAATATGAAAGAAAcaaatgaggaaggaagTATTAAAGTTAATCAAGACAATCGGTTAAACAACAGATGTATCGACTTGAGGACTTATGCAAATTATAGTATCTTCTGTCTGCAGTCACAAATCTGCACCCTTTTTAAGAATTTTTtactaaaaaataatttcatcgAAATACATACTCCTAAATTGCTAGGCGAAAGCAGTGAAGGAGGAGCCAACGCTTTTCAAATTAACTATTTCAATCAGAAAGGTTTCCTTGCACAATCCCCTCAACTGTACAAACAAATGTGTATTAACTCCGGATTTGATAGGGTATTTGAGGTGGCCCCAGTTTTTCGAGCGGAAAATAGTAACACCTATAGACACCTCTGTGAATACGTATCCTTAGACATAGAAATGACCTACAAATATGACTTTTTGGAAAACGTCTTTTTCTACGATTCATTATTTAAACATATTTTCACTGAGTTAACAAAAGGTGAGAAGAGCGAAATGCTTATTAAGACTGTAAAGGGCCAATACCCATGTGAAGATTTTCAATGGCTAGAGGTGACTCCAATTTTTACTTACGAAGAAGCTATAAAAATGCTAATACAACATAATAAACTCGATTTGAAAGACGAAGATATTTTATCCTACGATATGTCCACTGACATGGAAAAGGAATtaggaaaaattgttaaagCCTCTCATCATACCGATTACTACATCATAATTAACTTCCCGTCAGCGTTGAGACCTTTTTATACTATGTACAAGGAAGACAATCCAGCCATCTCCAATTCGTATGATTTTTTTATGAGGGGGGAGGAGATTTTGTCTGGGTCGCAACGAATTAGCGATGTAAATCTATTGCTGGAAAATATCAAGCGCTTTAACTTGGACGCGagcaaattaaatttttacatCGACTCATTTGCCTACTCGTCCTACCCACACTCTGGCTGCGGCATTGGCCTCGAGCGCGTCCTCATGCTCTTCCTGGGTTTGAACAATATCCGCAAGACGTCGCTCTTCCCGCGGGACCCGAAGCGACTCATCCCATGAGGAAAGGGGCTTAGCGCGACTGTATAGTTAGCGACACATCGACGAAGCGGTAAGTTGATCCAGTTACTCAGTACAGAGGGCTTGTGGAGGGAGAATGCCTCCCTCCGTGTGAGCACAATGCGGTGTAAAAGTGCCATGTGTTTTTTCCGCACCATAGCTTGTCAGTAGGTCCACCCGTGCGTGAGTTATTTGCTGCTCTATCGTCCGTGTAGCAGGAGAGTACTCGGGCTCATTTGGAGAACGGTGCTTTTATACCAAGGTGAcagtgccattttttttttttttttttttttttttaaaaacacgAATGTTGATTCACTTCCAAACTAACTATTGTAGCCTGTTCATTTGTAGAAAGGGTTGCTCATTTTGCGGGTGCAGCTGACATGGGAGGCGTGAAAAAAACATGGGTGTTACGATATATCACCATGCAATGAGGAAGGCTCTGGTGTTGAGAGTAAATGAGGAAAGGTACACCTAGAACGaacttaaaatttttgcacattgCGAGGGTATGTGTACTGGCCCATTTTCATCTCAAGTGGAGCATACAATTCTTCCTTCACGTGGTGCATACATTTCTTACTTCACGTGGAGCatacatttcttccttcacgtGGAGCAGCGCTAAGAACCTTTGCAAAGTAACGCCGTGCGTGGGTTGATTCCCTAACCCATTtcggcaaaggaaaaaaataaaaataaataaaaataaaaataaaaaataacccTCAACATAGGCTTTAATTCAAAATACGTTTTggctttttccccttcgagTTCACTAAAAGTTCCCATTTTGGGGATGGATCCCCTAAATGGTTGATTCCCCTTTTGTGGTATTCATTTTCACCATCGAAACAGATTGCCTTACATTGCTGCCCCTTATAATTTTATCCCTCCCCCGCTGCTCACATGTCTGCGCCTGTTTCTCTAGCAAGAGCAGATCGAACATTTTGCGAGGAACTGCACATAATTAgtttggcaattttttttttttttgtgaaatgaTCGAAGACTCACGAAACTCTGGGGAGACGATTCCTCCACTTGTTCAATTTTGTGAATCACATAAAGTATGAGTCTACGGGGGATAGGCATATAATTCGAATGTGAGTATACGTGGCGGTGGAGGtgatttttgaaaaatgctAAACCGAGGATTGGACGCTGCACACCCCGTGGGgggaagggaggaagagCAAGCGAACAACGTGAACTCAGTAGAAAACCGTGATGAGGAGAACGAAGACGAGAACAATGATGGGGAGAACAAAGTACAAAACTGCGATGAAGTGAAGAAAGAGAACTCCAAGTCCGAGGACTCGGCAACCGAAATGGATGAATTGTGCTCCGTGGCTAAGGCAAGGGCACGCCCCGGCGGACGCCTCAGAGACGTCAAACTGttttgcaaaatgaagaagaagtacTTGTACCTTAAGCGGATGAATTACCTGTCGTACACGTACCAGAGAATGAAgcggaaaaacagaaagCACGGGGAGGGCCCGTCCAACACCACATGGAAAGGCATAAATCGCTTGGCGAACTGTGGGTACAAAACCTACGCTAAGGTGAAGGCTCACCTGAGAAGTGCCTTCCCCAATGTGAATGTTAAGCACTGTCTGTATGTGCTTGCAATGTACCTGCTAATAAACGTGGCGATGTTTGTTTTGTCTCTGctcctctatttttttttatatttttatttaatccCCCAGAATAAGTATGTGTACCCGGTCGAGTTGTCTCTTTCTAAAAGTCCCATAGATGAGTACTTGCGTAGGGAGCGCTGTGAGCACGCGGGGGGGTGCAATAGCGTGGATCATAACGAGGACAGCACCGTGGAAAGAGCCACGTTTAACCAGAAAAACACCATGGGTGAGCCGCACGAAACGTACCTGCAGCATTTAAAGTCGCTCCAAAGCGAAATTTTAAGCAGCATAAAGAGGAAGGACACATGCTGTTGCCAGAACAGATGGAAAAACACAACTATGGACAAGTATCCATTTTTtggcaaaggagaaaataatccaaaaagaggggaaaaaatgcaccaCTTTGATAACGAAATGGAGTATGcatatttgcaaaataatatattaacaGGTCAGGtgaattttcaaaaatggggaGGCAAAAATAATTGGCACAACgatcataatatttttcattttttcattccttttttaaagaagaaagaaattagcaaattgaaaataaaagaaggatacAAAGTCGACATTCTTTTGAACCTGTCCTACATGAACAATGACTACAACGACAAATTAAATTTTATCCAATTGCAGACGGAGGTACTTGACACGAATGGGGATATCCTTTTTCGAAACGAAAAGCTACACATAAACAATAGAAATTATGATTTCATAAACAAactgcatttattttttaacacccctttttatttcttcaatgTTCTTAATcggagaaaaatggaaatctGCCTAGTTGATGGATACCAATATGGTCCCCATTTTGGGAAAATCAACATTTATCTGTATCCCCCCATGCAGATTTATGAAGCCTATATAGTCGTGCTTGTGTACGTCAATTTTGTATACTACTACATGTATAATTAtccctttctctttttttacgtgtttGTTTTTGTGTTGAGTGCCTTACTCATTTTCGTTAACACGATCCTCTTTGTGTTGGGAGTCCTGTGCTACTACTTGTTCGGCTG
The Plasmodium knowlesi strain H genome assembly, chromosome: 2 DNA segment above includes these coding regions:
- a CDS encoding aspartate--tRNA ligase, putative; the encoded protein is MQKYCFSLLRKFYRVQKYVSAKEGRSTPAGIARIRTKNRQSLTFCKSIMEGGTKEMNDKEGNHVVNAADEVSDKKKEKKAKKLAEKEKKLAKKAERENLKNEATKILEHVCEDIEKDNYGFVKVSKIKENKDDIKLLNLEEIYYTLMKVAGNATVDNGKREDTSTPSVVAESGKEHLLQGDIWVRGRIHDIRSKGSLAFIILRQKLYSMQCILDIKNNDNDKNMMKWVSNLPLESIVDIYGKLTKPEVPIDSTNIKYEVHIKKIFCISKTTKELPFLLKDANMKETNEEGSIKVNQDNRLNNRCIDLRTYANYSIFCLQSQICTLFKNFLLKNNFIEIHTPKLLGESSEGGANAFQINYFNQKGFLAQSPQLYKQMCINSGFDRVFEVAPVFRAENSNTYRHLCEYVSLDIEMTYKYDFLENVFFYDSLFKHIFTELTKGEKSEMLIKTVKGQYPCEDFQWLEVTPIFTYEEAIKMLIQHNKLDLKDEDILSYDMSTDMEKELGKIVKASHHTDYYIIINFPSALRPFYTMYKEDNPAISNSYDFFMRGEEILSGSQRISDVNLLLENIKRFNLDASKLNFYIDSFAYSSYPHSGCGIGLERVLMLFLGLNNIRKTSLFPRDPKRLIP
- a CDS encoding seipin domain-containing protein, putative, with translation MLNRGLDAAHPVGGREEEQANNVNSVENRDEENEDENNDGENKVQNCDEVKKENSKSEDSATEMDELCSVAKARARPGGRLRDVKLFCKMKKKYLYLKRMNYLSYTYQRMKRKNRKHGEGPSNTTWKGINRLANCGYKTYAKVKAHLRSAFPNVNVKHCLYVLAMYLLINVAMFVLSLLLYFFLYFYLIPQNKYVYPVELSLSKSPIDEYLRRERCEHAGGCNSVDHNEDSTVERATFNQKNTMGEPHETYLQHLKSLQSEILSSIKRKDTCCCQNRWKNTTMDKYPFFGKGENNPKRGEKMHHFDNEMEYAYLQNNILTGQVNFQKWGGKNNWHNDHNIFHFFIPFLKKKEISKLKIKEGYKVDILLNLSYMNNDYNDKLNFIQLQTEVLDTNGDILFRNEKLHINNRNYDFINKLHLFFNTPFYFFNVLNRRKMEICLVDGYQYGPHFGKINIYLYPPMQIYEAYIVVLVYVNFVYYYMYNYPFLFFYVFVFVLSALLIFVNTILFVLGVLCYYLFG
- a CDS encoding vacuolar protein sorting-associated protein VTA1, putative is translated as MEMQGEEDGGGGKKISMKSIQFIWKKAQELERDHLLVSFLCTLYIVEELNDYVKSNSTDIEAKDVFLQCLEKAEQMRLSLGAVDYTKLGDFCRKLFLAADRHDRQAEITKKTLQMFFTSQIFYEILNHFQKLDDDEKKKYLYAKYKTVYLKKCFDNGIKPEPGSPRNEGGETPSPEASGDGGAPNKETTLEDYTENLDSSRGMQKFELEAYKAQQNGVDFAASLKHAQYAVNALLFEDLDTAKRELRQALSHLEQ